Proteins from a single region of Carettochelys insculpta isolate YL-2023 chromosome 17, ASM3395843v1, whole genome shotgun sequence:
- the LOC142022211 gene encoding uncharacterized protein LOC142022211 translates to MAAKLYVLISWPDGSRVINIENIKEPRKPFHLYTVGEHVLARCPGFSGLYWGVVEGISEHKDILEKRLQGDRQVLEKLKEEPAMHGGLPSPPKKSRKTFPKWMPGSSSRKYNHDRSFYVKPLVGDEEAGLQRDASVSSLLKERRILSSTTRSRCTLSAPHHTSTAFKTPSPFLTLAMPGTSQNGKTRPGTATRDCITLPRKRKSHGIPAQCQQHIYTIRYDEPKTEGSSETDDSEVVQKDFGSGEVEITEKIEQLERIILDLQQEVLSLKRKVQRLESLSFQEDPHRQPSEMMELFNGYTKEQLKEAIRFDQKISTACKTLLYKLFTSDYIQSHSITGRRGNTFREAKPMMDERCIKIIRVLLKQKFGEHLSDTVITEKIQNVQKALRQKFKAECL, encoded by the exons ATGGCTGCCAAACTTTATGTTCTAATCAGCTGGCCAGATGGCAGCCGTGTGATCAACATAGAAAACATCAAAGAGCCCCGAAAACCATTTCATCTCTACACAGTTGGTGAGCATGTGCTAGCCCGCTGCCCTGGCTTCAGTGGTCTGTATTGGGGAGTTGTGGAAGGCATAAGTG AGCATAAAGATATCTTAGAGAAAAGGCTACAGGGAGATAGACAAGTCTTGGAGAAGCTAA AAGAAGAACCAGCAATGCATGGTGGGCTGCCATCTCCACCTAAAAAATCAAGGAAGACTTTTCCAAAATGGATGCCAGGAAGCTCCTCTCGCAAATACAACCATGACAGGAGCTTCTATGTCAAACCGCTAGTAGGGGATGAAGAGGCAGGTCTCCAGCGTGATGCTTCCGTCTCTTCTCTCTTGAAGGAAAGACGCATCCTGAGTAGCACAACTAGGTCCCGCTGCACCTTGTCAGCACCTCACCACACCTCCACTGCCTTCAAAACACCATCTCCATTCTTGACCTTGGCCATGCCCGGAACATCCCAAAATGGAAAAACCAGGCCTGGCACAGCTACCAGAG ATTGCATCACCCTACCAAGGAAAAGAAAGTCACATGGCATTCCAGCTCAGTGTCAGCAGCACATCTATACTATCAG GTATGATGAACCAAAGACTGAAGGTTCCTCAGAAACAGATGATTCTGAGGTAGTTCAGAAAGATTTTGGCTCTGGTGAAGTGGAAAT AACTGAGAAGATTGAGCAACTGGAGAGAATCATTTTGGACCTTCAGCAAGAGGTCCTCTCCCTGAAACGCAAGGTGCAGCGGCTGGAATCTCTATCTTTTCAGGAAGACCCCCACAGGCAGCCAAGCGAGATGATGGAACTGTTTAACGGGTACACGAAGGAGCAACTGAAAGAGGCCATCAGATTCGACCAGAAAATCAGCACTGCTTGCAAAACATTACTCTACAAACTGTTCACGTCCGACTACATACAGAGCCACTCCATCACGGGAAGGAGGGGGAACACCTTTCGGGAGGCCAAGCCCATGATGGATGAGCGGTGCATCAAAATCATTAGGGTGTTACTGAAGCAGAAGTTTGGGGAGCACCTGAGTGACACAGTAATCACTGAGAAAATCCAAAATGTGCAGAAAGCACTGAGGCAGAAATTTAAGGCTGAAtgcctctga